From Homalodisca vitripennis isolate AUS2020 chromosome 1, UT_GWSS_2.1, whole genome shotgun sequence, the proteins below share one genomic window:
- the LOC124373166 gene encoding retinol dehydrogenase 13-like codes for MVKIAKPIVIGSVIGTGFAGALMIKDHFGGKKYEESTNADGKVIVITGANTGIGRETALELAKRKAKVVMACRDIKKCEKAREDIVLQSKNKYVYCRTCDLASQSSIRKFAERFKTEHKELDVLINNAGVMRCPLSKTEEGIEMQLGVNHMGHFLLTNLLLDRLKQSAPSRIVNVSSTAHKRGKINKEDLNSEKKYDGGEAYNQSKLANLLFTRELSKKLEGTGVTVNAVHPGIVDTEITRHMSFFNSYLAAVIIKPFVWMFIKTPRQGAQTVLYASLSPDLEKVSGKYFSDCREAEVSTEAQDDTTARWLWLVSEKWTKLAG; via the exons GGATCATTTTGGTGGAAAGAAATATGAGGAAAGTACTAATGCAGATGGCAAAGTCATAGTTATCACAGGTGCAAACACAGGCATTGGTAGAGAGACAGCCCTGGAACTTGCAAAGAGGAAAGCTAAGGTTGTGATGGCTTGTCgtgatattaaaaaatgtgagaag GCTCGAGAAGATAtagttttacaaagtaaaaacaaatatgtgtATTGCAGAACATGTGACTTAGCCTCTCAATCGTCTATTAGGAAGTTTGCTGAAAGATTCAAAACAG AACACAAGGAATTGGACGTTTTGATAAACAACGCTGGGGTAATGAGATGTCCACTTTCAAAAACAGAAGAAGGAATCGAAATGCAGCTAGGAGTCAATCATATGGGTCATTTTCTACTCACTAACCTTCTTTTGGATAGGTTAAAG CAAAGTGCACCTAGTCGGATAGTGAATGTATCTAGTACAGCACACAAACGAGGGAAAATTAACAAAGAAGATTTAAACAGTGAAAAGAAGTATGACGGAGGAGAAGCCTATAACCAGAGTAAACTTGCTAATTTGTTGTTCACAAGAGAGCTTTCCAAGAAATTAGAAG GGACTGGTGTGACAGTGAATGCTGTACATCCTGGCATTGTTGACACTGAGATCACCAGACATATGAGCTTCTTTAACAGTTACCTTGCTGCGGTGATCATTAAACCATTTGTGTGGATGTTCATCAAGACACCAAGGCAAGGTGCTCAAACTGTCCTGTACGCCAGTCTCAGCCCAGATCTTGAAAAGGTGTCTGGTAAATATTTCAG TGACTGCAGAGAGGCAGAAGTGTCTACAGAAGCCCAAGACGACACCACAGCTCGGTGGCTATGGCTGGTCAGCGAAAAGTGGACAAAACTTGCTGGATAA